A window from Opitutia bacterium ISCC 52 encodes these proteins:
- a CDS encoding SDR family oxidoreductase has protein sequence MEETIIIYGGSGGVGASIAKLLSSQGHGLHLVARSGERLASISNDLGASYTVGDVKDPNLFERVATQVEGAVRGLVYAVGTINLGGFTRFKQDAFIEDFKVNALGGALAVQSAIPAMKGCDGTTSVVLFSSVAVQQGFKFHASIGMAKGAVEGLTRSLAAELAPSIRVNAIAPSLTRTALASKILSNDKSAKAIADSHPLKRLGEANDISAMAAFLLSEQSGWITGQIIGIDGGRSAISA, from the coding sequence ATGGAAGAGACAATCATCATTTACGGCGGTTCGGGTGGAGTTGGAGCGTCCATTGCCAAGTTACTTTCCAGTCAGGGACATGGCTTGCATCTTGTCGCGCGCTCTGGGGAGCGGCTCGCTTCCATTTCCAACGACTTAGGAGCTTCCTACACGGTGGGTGATGTTAAAGATCCCAATCTTTTCGAACGTGTGGCAACTCAAGTCGAGGGTGCTGTGAGGGGCCTCGTCTATGCAGTTGGAACTATTAACCTGGGGGGATTTACCCGTTTTAAGCAGGATGCCTTCATAGAAGATTTTAAAGTCAATGCCTTGGGAGGAGCTCTGGCTGTGCAGTCAGCTATACCTGCTATGAAGGGATGCGATGGAACGACCTCCGTTGTCCTCTTCTCTTCGGTTGCAGTTCAGCAGGGCTTTAAATTTCATGCCTCCATAGGCATGGCTAAAGGAGCTGTGGAGGGGTTAACCCGATCGCTTGCTGCAGAGCTTGCACCTTCCATCCGAGTCAATGCCATAGCCCCCTCTCTTACTCGTACCGCATTGGCCTCCAAGATTCTGAGTAACGACAAATCCGCCAAGGCTATTGCCGATTCGCACCCGCTTAAACGGCTCGGTGAGGCAAATGACATATCGGCTATGGCTGCATTTCTTCTCTCTGAACAGTCGGGCTGGATCACGGGTCAAATCATAGGCATCGATGGAGGTCGATCTGCAATCAGTGCCTGA
- a CDS encoding DeoR/GlpR family DNA-binding transcription regulator → MQAELRQKLIEEYLEEVEFASLEELSDKVDASLSTVRRDLGILSNNGKIKRTHGGARLTQPPSEEFNFSRRQTVESDGKLRVAECCAELVSPNQNIFLDAGSTVFEVARKLEEKTPHIVTNSLSVANLYAGHRDIEVIVSGGVIYPRLQVLVGDLAVKAYQSFNADIAILGAGGATEDGIMNSHMLLIEIQRAMIASAQQVIVCLDSSKMGRQSFTPLCDWKSVDVLVTNRDAPKSIISHIKKQKVEVLLA, encoded by the coding sequence ATGCAGGCCGAGTTACGACAGAAGTTAATAGAAGAGTACCTGGAGGAGGTGGAGTTCGCCTCCCTGGAGGAGCTGTCGGACAAAGTAGATGCTTCCCTCTCCACCGTCCGCCGCGATCTCGGAATACTATCCAATAACGGTAAGATCAAACGCACTCACGGGGGAGCTCGATTGACGCAACCTCCCAGCGAGGAGTTTAACTTTTCCCGACGCCAGACCGTGGAAAGTGATGGTAAACTCCGCGTCGCTGAATGCTGTGCGGAGCTTGTTTCACCCAATCAGAACATTTTTTTAGACGCTGGCTCGACGGTCTTTGAAGTGGCACGCAAGTTGGAAGAGAAAACACCACACATCGTCACAAACAGTTTATCGGTTGCCAATTTATACGCGGGGCATCGCGACATTGAAGTCATCGTAAGCGGTGGCGTCATTTACCCACGCCTGCAGGTCCTGGTCGGTGATCTCGCGGTCAAAGCGTACCAATCTTTCAATGCGGATATTGCGATCCTGGGTGCAGGCGGTGCGACCGAAGATGGGATCATGAATTCGCACATGCTACTTATCGAAATTCAACGCGCCATGATTGCATCGGCCCAACAAGTGATCGTCTGCCTGGATAGTAGTAAAATGGGACGACAGTCCTTTACTCCTCTCTGTGATTGGAAATCAGTCGACGTACTGGTGACAAATCGCGACGCTCCGAAAAGTATAATTTCTCATATCAAAAAGCAAAAGGTCGAGGTGTTGCTGGCATAG
- a CDS encoding L-rhamnose isomerase — protein sequence MNTSSNYELAKEQYAAIGVDTDTALERLATIPISVHCWQGDDVAGFEGDSGITGGGIMATGNYPGRARTIDELRTDLEKVYSIVPGKHRLNLHASYLDHGGQKVDRTDIEEKHFQSWADWAKTQEIGLDFNPTYFSHPLANDGFTLAHPDKHVRDFWIEHGKRCRKIGAFFGRELENTCVTNIWIPDGLKDTPADRRGPRELLTESLDATLAESLDPTHNLDAVECKLFGLGSESYVVGSHEFYMGYAIKNQTVLCLDAGHFHPTESIADKISSVMFYVPRLLLHVSRGVRWDSDHVIVLNDDLQSIARELVVGDYLDRTHVGLDFFDASINRVAAWSIGTRNILRALLVALLEPTNTLQEAERKGDFTSRMALFESLKTMPFGAVWNQYCETNEVPLDGGLMDPIREHEKNVLSQRNG from the coding sequence ATGAACACCTCGTCTAACTACGAACTCGCGAAAGAACAATATGCTGCCATCGGGGTAGATACCGATACCGCGCTGGAACGCCTGGCAACTATCCCGATTTCAGTGCATTGCTGGCAGGGAGATGACGTTGCGGGCTTTGAGGGAGATTCTGGAATTACGGGAGGAGGCATCATGGCCACAGGCAACTATCCGGGTCGAGCGCGCACGATTGATGAACTCCGCACCGACTTGGAAAAAGTCTACTCGATCGTCCCAGGTAAACATCGGTTGAACCTACACGCCAGTTATCTCGATCATGGCGGCCAGAAGGTAGACCGAACAGACATTGAGGAAAAACACTTTCAGTCCTGGGCAGACTGGGCAAAGACCCAGGAAATCGGACTCGACTTCAACCCCACTTATTTCTCCCACCCCTTGGCCAACGATGGCTTCACCCTCGCCCACCCCGATAAGCACGTGCGGGACTTCTGGATTGAGCATGGGAAACGATGCCGAAAGATTGGCGCCTTCTTCGGCCGCGAACTGGAGAATACCTGCGTCACAAATATCTGGATACCCGATGGGCTCAAGGATACGCCGGCCGACCGGAGAGGTCCAAGAGAACTGTTAACCGAGTCCTTGGATGCCACCTTGGCCGAGTCACTCGACCCCACCCACAATCTCGATGCGGTGGAGTGCAAACTCTTCGGACTGGGATCAGAAAGCTACGTGGTGGGCTCCCATGAATTCTACATGGGCTATGCCATCAAAAACCAAACCGTGCTCTGCCTGGATGCCGGGCACTTTCACCCGACCGAGTCGATCGCCGATAAGATATCGTCCGTTATGTTCTACGTACCCAGGTTATTACTACACGTCAGTAGAGGCGTTCGCTGGGACAGTGACCACGTGATCGTACTGAACGATGATCTGCAATCGATCGCGCGAGAATTAGTCGTGGGCGATTACCTGGATCGCACTCATGTGGGACTGGATTTCTTTGATGCCAGTATCAATCGCGTGGCGGCGTGGTCGATTGGTACGCGAAACATCCTTCGAGCTCTTTTGGTGGCCCTGCTCGAACCGACAAATACTTTACAGGAAGCAGAGCGAAAAGGTGACTTCACCTCCCGCATGGCCCTATTTGAATCTCTTAAAACCATGCCCTTCGGCGCAGTGTGGAATCAATATTGCGAAACAAATGAAGTCCCACTGGATGGGGGATTAATGGATCCGATTCGTGAGCATGAGAAGAACGTTCTCTCTCAACGCAATGGGTAG
- a CDS encoding arylsulfatase, translated as MNPRYTKHLLVLSIIFTLALLSRVQAERPNIVFIYADDIGYGDFSCYGGTGMDTAYTGKLAANGLRFLSGYSSAATCTPSRYSLLTGQYAFRNKGARILPGNAPLIIDPKKPTIANFLRDEGYSTALVGKWHLGLGSATEPLDWNAEIKPGPREVGFEYSFHIAATGDRVPSVYIEDGYIVDHDPNDPISVSYSDPVGNEPTGISHPHLLKVQADEQHSGTIVNGVSRIGTMTGGHKARFVDEDMADVFVEKAVNFIEREKDNPFFLYFATHDNHVPRVPHKRFVGSSSIGLRGDAVMEFDWCVKQIVLALEENGLTENTMIVLSSDNGPVLFDGYWDGAIERNGEHKAAGPWRGGKYGRWEGGTRMPFIVTWPGKIEPGISDAIVSQVDLFASIAALLGKPMPEGSSDDSQNLLPALLGQSPDGRDYQIEEALGELAIRKENWKFIPQGGSGVVRHRLGIDANENTPVPEEGFLFHLSEDPMEQINLASKYPHKVAELMGILKEVAPEKF; from the coding sequence ATGAATCCACGCTACACAAAACACCTGCTTGTTCTCTCCATCATCTTCACCCTCGCCTTGCTCAGCCGAGTGCAGGCCGAACGGCCAAACATTGTATTTATCTATGCTGACGATATCGGATACGGAGACTTCAGTTGCTACGGAGGAACCGGAATGGACACCGCCTATACTGGCAAGCTCGCCGCTAATGGATTACGTTTCCTTTCCGGCTATAGCTCAGCAGCCACCTGCACGCCTTCCCGTTATTCCTTACTTACCGGGCAGTATGCATTTCGCAACAAAGGTGCGCGCATTCTTCCGGGAAATGCACCCTTGATTATTGATCCCAAGAAGCCAACGATCGCCAACTTCCTGCGCGATGAAGGGTATTCCACCGCCTTGGTGGGCAAATGGCACTTAGGGCTCGGTAGTGCAACTGAGCCGCTTGATTGGAATGCAGAAATCAAACCAGGCCCGCGTGAGGTCGGTTTTGAATACTCCTTTCACATTGCCGCCACCGGAGATCGTGTTCCGTCCGTGTATATTGAAGATGGATACATCGTGGACCACGATCCCAACGATCCCATTTCTGTCAGTTACAGCGATCCTGTAGGCAATGAGCCGACCGGTATTTCTCATCCACACCTCTTAAAAGTGCAGGCCGATGAACAGCACTCCGGCACCATCGTAAACGGCGTGAGCCGGATCGGTACCATGACAGGTGGGCATAAAGCACGTTTCGTCGATGAAGACATGGCCGATGTGTTTGTGGAAAAGGCCGTCAACTTTATTGAGCGCGAAAAGGACAATCCCTTCTTCCTCTACTTCGCCACCCATGACAACCACGTGCCGCGCGTTCCTCACAAGCGTTTTGTTGGTTCGTCTAGCATCGGGCTTCGAGGGGATGCTGTCATGGAGTTCGACTGGTGTGTAAAACAAATCGTTCTCGCTCTGGAAGAAAATGGCCTCACCGAAAACACCATGATCGTTTTGTCGAGTGACAATGGCCCCGTTCTATTTGATGGCTACTGGGATGGGGCTATTGAGCGCAATGGAGAGCACAAAGCTGCTGGCCCATGGCGCGGTGGAAAATACGGTCGCTGGGAAGGCGGCACACGCATGCCTTTTATAGTCACCTGGCCTGGCAAGATTGAGCCGGGAATTTCCGATGCCATTGTATCCCAAGTTGACCTATTCGCTTCTATTGCTGCGCTGCTGGGTAAGCCCATGCCTGAGGGTTCAAGCGACGACAGTCAGAATTTGCTTCCGGCCTTATTGGGCCAGTCGCCCGATGGCCGCGATTACCAAATCGAGGAGGCCCTGGGAGAGTTGGCTATTCGTAAGGAAAATTGGAAATTCATCCCGCAAGGGGGCTCGGGTGTCGTTCGTCATCGCCTGGGCATTGATGCCAATGAAAACACTCCGGTTCCAGAAGAGGGTTTTCTATTCCATCTATCCGAAGATCCCATGGAGCAAATCAACCTGGCTTCAAAATACCCTCACAAAGTAGCCGAACTGATGGGTATCCTCAAGGAAGTGGCCCCTGAAAAATTTTGA